From Anomalospiza imberbis isolate Cuckoo-Finch-1a 21T00152 chromosome 22, ASM3175350v1, whole genome shotgun sequence, a single genomic window includes:
- the TNS4 gene encoding tensin-4, which translates to MSQVIESHVLRVGQTVCISSPEESKSLRPAGYPGCSALPGKYVYYSTEAWTDPPSMVHPRARLLPSGRAHGAQPVPEHVAAHTQGKGQQNSSLERAPAPCQPKEEESTGTDPDAQPMSPSLDITIETLNQMILEIDPTFQPLPCRPVKDAAQPAAQGDAAATKKQEPEAIDIKYIELIPGRATGPDLPQGSPSPSGTPFSRSPQTNSFLPQKGALGGKYSTSDSVVFSSPPGPPSPQSGTVSCSKASESTSAPWQCLAGHTDTVSYSPGALSTSPGVDNLLKPVQVLRARQRGSWVSQLSTSPGSDTSYILGSSTHSLHNEDSDASAAASPSPASSLGSPCSPSSGIVSHPREAFGQSSPQPRAGSSPSAGTALAQKGQASSCPPSILTSAADIPVLLVNGCLEQGDGPPRLAKAPPSSATQPPVASCSPVSRLGGLNNAQSAPALSCLSDSPLKAGQPTMKFVMDTSKYWFKPSISRDRAIQLLRDKEPGTFLVRDSTSFRGSFGLAMKVPGSPSGSQTGEESSDLIRHFLIESSTKGVHLKGASEELYFGSLSAFVYQHSITPLALPCKLSIPTRDLADGEDSPDCTPEPALSLARKTAVCNVLYLNSVNVETLTGAPAILKGISCTLELESLPTPTLVHFRVTEQGVTLTDVQRKVFFRRHYPLAAIRFCGIDPENRKWQKYCKSSRIFGFVAKSQTDSENLCHLFAEYDTVQPVSLVIDLLRQLLPSP; encoded by the exons ATGTCACAGGTCATAGAATCCCACGTGTTGCGTGTTGGACAGACTGTGTGTATTTCCTCACCGGAGGAAAGCAAGAGCCTGCGCCCGGCGGGGTACCCGGGCTGCTCCGCGCTGCCGGGCAAGTACGTCTACTACTCCACGGAGGCCTGGACTGACCCCCCCTCCATGGTGCACCCCAGGGCTCGCCTGCTCCCCAGCGGGAGGGCACACGGAGCCCAGCCCGTGCCGGAGCATGTGGCTGCTCACACGCAGGGGAAGGGCCAGCAGAATTCCTCCTTGGAGAGAGCCCCTGCCCCGTGCCAGCcgaaggaggaggagagcacCGGCACGGACCCTGATGCTCAGCCGATGTCTCCTTCCCTGGACATAACCATAGAGACTCTCAACCAGATGATCCTAGAGATCGATCCGACCTTCCAGCCGCTGCCGTGCAGGCCGGTGAAGGAtgcagcccagcctgctgctcaGGGTGATGCTGCGGCCACCAAGAAGCAGGAGCCAGAGGCAATAG aCATCAAGTACATAGAGCTGATACCGGGCAGAGCCACGGGGCCCGACCTGCCAcagggctcccccagcccttcGGGCACCCCCTTCTCCAGGTCCCCTCAGACCAACAGCTTCCTGCCCCAAAAAGGAGCACTCGGAGGCAAATACAGCACCAGTGACAGCGTGGTTTTCTCGAGCCCACCTGGACCCCCGAGTCCCCAGTCGGGCACCGTGAGCTGCAGCAAAGCATCCGAGAGCACCAGCGCgccctggcagtgcctggcAGGACACACGGACACTGTCTCCTACAGCCCCGGGGCCCTCAGCACCTCCCCAGGTGTTGACAATCTGCTGAAGCCCGTGCAGGTGCTGAGGGCCCGGCAGAGGGgaagctgggtgtcccagctCTCCACGAGCCCTGGCTCTGACACCAGCTACATCCTGGGCAG cagcacccactCGCTCCACAACGAGGACTCGGATGCTTCGGCCGCTGCCTCCCCGTCCCCCgccagctccctgggcagcccctgctccccttCCTCTGGCATCGTGTCTCACCCCAGGGAAGCTTTTGGCCAGagctccccccagccccgggcaggcaGCTCCCCCAGCGCCGGCACCGCCTTGGCCCAGAAGGGCCAGGCCAGCAGCTGCCCCCCCTCCATCCTCACCTCCGCGGCCGacatcccagtgctgctggtgaACGGGTGCCTGGAACAAGGAGATGGACCCCCCCGACTGGCCAAAGccccccccagctctgccacgcAGCCCCCCGTGGCCAGCTGCAGCCCGGTCTCGAGGCTCGGTGGCCTGAACAACGCGCAGTCAGCGCCCGCGCTCAGCTGCCTCTCGGACA GTCCCCTGAAGGCTGGGCAGCCCACCATGAAGTTTGTGATGGACACATCAAAATACTGGTTCAAGCCAAGCATCAGCAGGGACCGAG CAATCCAGCTGCTGAGGGACAAGGAACCGGGCACGTTCCTGGTGCGGGACAGCACCTCATTCCGGGGCTCCTTCGGACTGGCCATGAAGGTTCCTGGCTCTCCCTCCGGCAGCCAGACAG GCGAGGAGAGCAGTGACCTCATCCGGCACTTCCTCATCGAGTCCTCCACCAAAGGGGTTCACCTGAAGGGTGCCAGCGAGGAGCTGTATTTTG GGAGCCTCTCTGCCTTCGTCTACCAGCACTCCATCACCCcgctggcactgccctgcaAGCTCAGCATCCCCACCCGAG ATCTTGCTGATGGAGAGGACAGCCCTGACTGCACTCCTGaacctgccctgtccctggccAGGAAAACTGCAG TGTGCAACGTCCTGTACCTCAACTCGGTGAATGTAGAGACGCTGACGGGAGCCCCGGCCATCCTGAAGGGCATCTCCTGCACCTTGGAGCTGGAGTCACTGCCCACCCCCACCCTGGTGCACTTCAGGGTGACAGAGCAGGGCGTCACGCTGACCGACGTGCAGAGGAA GGTGTTTTTCAGGCGACACTACCCCTTGGCTGCCATCAGGTTCTGTGGGATCGACCCTGAGAACAGAAA GTGGCAGAAGTACTGCAAGTCCTCCAG